The Musa acuminata AAA Group cultivar baxijiao chromosome BXJ1-8, Cavendish_Baxijiao_AAA, whole genome shotgun sequence genomic sequence ACGTATAGATTCGAACAAATAGGACGATGAATATTACTCGTATCGCTCACCAAAAGGAGCCATTCAACTAAATTATACTACGAGAAATCAGTCTTCAACAACTAAACTTTGGATTTATCTAACAACacatcttttccaaatcattccaatcctcTCCGTTCATGTCTCTATCGACCATATTGACTAAATTAAGTCTGATTGTGGAATATAGAACCAATAAGTCTCGAGTCACGAGTCAAATTTGGAAGATGTGCTTCTCAATTAGACGAAGCTTCATATCAAATCGTACGGAAAAAGTTGAAAGTTGGCATTTCTTTGTAGCAAGAGAAACGTGCTTTTCTATCTCTAGTGAACTTGTATTTGATCGACTCCATGATAATGACATGGAAGCACCCAAGTAAAGGAGCTTTGGGTGGAATTAAGATTGGTTGGCCATTAACAAGGCCTGCAAGATCTGTAAATATATGGAATGATGAACATGATTCGGCCACTAAGGTCGCATGGCCAACGTTCTTCACTTGATGCATGCTATACCTATGAAAATGATGGTATGTATCATCACAGTTCAACTTTTGGTGGATGAGGTATTGTATATGTTATCTAGTTTTGGATAGAGATGGATTCTCTATTATTATAAATGTATCATAACTTCTCCGTAGAGGAAAACAATTATGCAGGTTGACATGCCCATTCTTGCATGTTGTCAGCTCCAATCGCTTTCCTGCTCATATTATATGTAGGCATAAAAAGAAATATTAAGCTTATTTTGTGATGTGGAaaaaatatagatgatatttgAATAAGTCTGATTCGGTTTGGGTTCGTATATATAAAAAGTTTGATGTAGTCGACAAAGTGGCTTGAATGCACGGTCAGGAGTTAAGGTGAACTCAAGTGCGTATTCCGTGAGTAACTGTAGACTAAGGTTCAATAGAATTTCTGGCATGATCCCTCTAACACTCAAACTAGTAGTTAACAAGGGTGGAGTAATTTTAGTGAATAGCTATTGACCTAAATTTTCGGGGTGAGTTGGGTTGATCGATaccgatatatattttttattattttaatattaaaaggaGGGTATTATGTTGTAAAAACATCATCTTGCCAATCTCCTCAATAGATGCTTTAGCGAGAGAATTCTCTATCCTCGACTCGAAGCATAACTCTTTACGATAACAAACATAATTGAAATAATTCAAAGTGCTCTCTtcgataataatatattctttatgAACATAAATATTTACGATAAGTTCCCAAGGTAAGTCGAATTAATCTAGATGTCATCTATAttttcacatctctctctctctctcgacgaaAGCCGGTAAAAGTCATGAACATGGAGGAGGGCACATAACTCTCGCTCCTGTCGTCAGCAACTGCACTATTAGATATGTATCGATTGCATTCTCTAATTAATTGGGTGGTGGGACATACAACCAATAAAGGCAAGCATAGATTATACCTAATTAGTGATGCTAACCTTCCAAATTAATGATACGTTCACAGCCAAAACAAGTGGTTTGGAGTTAATTAGCTATTAATTACACCTTGCTGGGACCCAAATGAGCTAATCATCCAACAAAAGCATTAACCCTCACAGCTCAAGTAAAATACATCTCTCATCCAAATACCTCCCCAAATTTGCAGTATTGCCACGCTCGCAGACGAGGAGGTCAAACGCAGCGACCGCCACCAATGATGGCGTGACACTGTTTGCGTGGGTCCCGCTTGGGCCCTGCGCCGTGTATTATTGGCCACACATCACCTGATACGTCTTGCCACCATGCCATCAACGAGTAACACGTGGCACGATACGTCATTCCGGAAATGCCCTCCGTTCTTCTCGCCTTTTCTCCACCCTCACGGGGTCACAACGGTAATTAACCGTCGGTAGATCCGGTCACCTTCACGGGCGAAACACGTTACGGGATTTGGAGTAATGCAAATGGTTTTCACAGAAGTGGCATCACTCGCGGTAGCTATAAGAGGGGCGAGACATAGAGGAAGAGGACCGATTCCAACAGGCGGCGACGTTACCAGGTGAGAAGCTCTCACAAGGCAGCCATGGCTTCCTGCAGCCTTCTCCAGCGTAACCAAATCCGAACTTTGCCAaagctttaacctttttcttcaaGCGTTTTGGTTGCAGTACCCTGGTTTTTCCTTCATCCAAAAGCTCCAACTTTGCCTTGGAAAAAAGTTCCCTATAAAAGAAGGGGAGTCGGGTTTGTGTAGCTCGATCTCGATCAGATTGTGAGCCGAGGACCGATGCGGCAGATCTCGTCCTTGTTCAATGGGCTCGCGAAGTCGCTGTATGCAGGGAAGAGGAAGGTCACGGGGGCGGAGGAAGGCAGGGAGGCGGCGGATGAGCTGAGAAGCGAGGCCAAGAAGAACGACATGATACTGCGGTCGTCCGGCTCCATCAGGAGCGCTGGGTCGAAGAGCTTGGTGTCGGTGTTCTCGCAGAGAGGGGAAAAGGGGGTGAATCAGGACTGCTCCATCGTTTGGGAGGTAAGCCGTTCCTTGGATCGCGTTGCATGGGTATCCGTGCCCTCTCGGTCTAGTTTCTTGCTTGTAGCTGTTGCCAGTGGTTATCTATCTTCTACTTCTCCAACCCTGCTTTATCCATCGTTCTCTTTAAGACAAGCAATGGATTGGCTAACAGGAATTTGGATGCCAAGAAGACATGATGTTTTGTGGAGTGTTCGACGGTCACGGACCATGGGGGCACTATGTGGCAAAGAAGGTCTTGAAGTCGCTCCCTTCGTCTCTGCTCTGCAACTGGCAGGAATCGCTTGCTCTGGCTTCTCTGGTGGCTGATAAAAAGCTTTGCAATTTCGATCTGTGGAGGCAAGCGTATCTTAGAGCCTGCGGCGTCGTCGATAAGGAGCTCGAGCACGATCGAAGTCTGGATTCCTTCCACAGTGGCACCACTGCTCTCACCATCGTCAAACAGGTAATCACCAATTACTCTGAGCTCTGTCACTCGAAAGAAGCCACCTCCGTCTGTTTCCTTTTCTTGAGTTGGTCACTTGTGAGGCATCTGATGCTGATTGCCAGAGGATCGACGCCGATACACCATTTCTCGATGGATTGGAATCTGAGTGGAGATTTTTTCCGGGCATTGTTCGTTTGATTTTAGCTGTCCCATGTTTGCTATATTTTGTGATGACTACTGTGACTTCACCTCTTTCCCAAACCGAGAAATAGGAATGATGTATAATAATCTTGTGGATTTACTGATGACAGCATGAGCTGCAGCACATCAACCATTTCCTTTTCCAGATATACTAATGAGCCTGCAGCTATCTTTCTCGGCACTGCATGAAGCTTCTGTCTGTTGATTTCTTCTCAGGGTGAACTCATGGTGATAGCAAACGTTGGTGATTCGCGTGCTGTGTTGGCGACAACCTCGGACGACGGAAGCTTGGTTCCCATCCAGCTTACGATCGATTTCAAGCCTAACTTACCTCGTAAGTCGGAGAAAGATTACGTAACATGAGATCTGAACTCTGAACATAATGTTTTCTGTAGGGTGTTAATGTCGACTCTGTTGATCTCAGAGGAAGCCGATCGCATAACCGAGAGCAAAGGCCGTGTGTTGTGTCTGCGAGATGAACCCGGCGTGCACAGGGTGTGGCTGCCGGATGAGGATGCGCCAGGATTGGCGATGTCGAGAGCATTTGGAGATTACTGCATCAAAGATTATGGCCTTATTTCTGTGCCTGAGGTGACTCAAAGGAGCATCACCAGCAGAGATCAATTCGTGGTGCTCGCCACTGACGGGGTAAGTGCCATCGGCTCTATTGGATCATCAAGTCATTGATTTTGGCATTCGAGTGCCCTTAAATCTCTAGAACTAAGCAATTTACATGTTTTGTTGTGACATTAACTTGCACCGAATGGATTAGGTTTGGGATGTCATCTCCAACCAAGAAGCTGTGGACATCGTGTCATCGACCAAGGACAGGCGAAAGGCAGCCAAAAGGCTAGTGGAGCGTGCCGTCTGTGCATGGAAACGTAAGAGGAGAGGGATTGCAGCCGATGACTGCTCTGCCATATGCATGTTTCTACAGTCCACATTGTAGTCGGCAATCCACCAGCCGAGCAAAGCACGAGGAGATCAATAATCCATGCGTCGACTTGTGTTTCCTTGGTTCACATGTTGGCTCTCTCCTCTTGGGCTCTCTTTTCTTCTCGGAAAACATGCTTCGATGACTACCATTTCTCCTGTCCTTTTTAGCTAATGAAAGCTCGAGTGCTGCCATCTGCAATCTGCAGCAGGAATCTAATCGTCCGGAGTATGATGACAAGGTACTTGAGCTGTCAGCATACATGACGAATTTGATTCCTCCGTGTTAAAACCTCAAGTTTCatgtatgatttatttttggaggACGGAGATACACCATTCATCATAGAATTTAACTTGCGTTGGTTGGTCTCTAAACAACTTTACCGAGCGAGGAACAGCTCCTTATAAAGCATTTAAGTATCTCCGCACGCAGCCTTCTCAATGCTAACTCGAGCTTTCCGCAATGGAAAATACACGAGAATAGAGAGCTCCGTCGTTCTACACCATTTATTTATGTGTCATTTTCCAATTGAAAGAAATTTGAGCTTCAGCCGTTGGCTAAAATGTCTGGTGTCATGCGTCGCCAGGCTTGACCAAACTCACCTCTAGTTGTT encodes the following:
- the LOC103993353 gene encoding probable protein phosphatase 2C 73, with the translated sequence MRQISSLFNGLAKSLYAGKRKVTGAEEGREAADELRSEAKKNDMILRSSGSIRSAGSKSLVSVFSQRGEKGVNQDCSIVWEEFGCQEDMMFCGVFDGHGPWGHYVAKKVLKSLPSSLLCNWQESLALASLVADKKLCNFDLWRQAYLRACGVVDKELEHDRSLDSFHSGTTALTIVKQGELMVIANVGDSRAVLATTSDDGSLVPIQLTIDFKPNLPQEADRITESKGRVLCLRDEPGVHRVWLPDEDAPGLAMSRAFGDYCIKDYGLISVPEVTQRSITSRDQFVVLATDGVWDVISNQEAVDIVSSTKDRRKAAKRLVERAVCAWKRKRRGIAADDCSAICMFLQSTL